From Leishmania infantum JPCM5 genome chromosome 15, a single genomic window includes:
- the putative ABCG4 gene encoding ATP-binding cassette protein subfamily G, member 4, giving the protein MGTQVDQAHKPSVGTPTELTSIPPTASVTPPQAKSNAEDAKVPALSRAVNFTWENLTYQVPVEDKDGNVIYKTLLFNLSGCAKGGRVLAIMGPSGAGKTTLMGTITGKLFNATARQEGCCFMNNNIYQQRYKRLVSYVCQDDIVMGKDTPREAIYFSARLRLGLDSETARRRVADVIKRLSLTKCQDTILGIPGILKGVSGGERKRANIGTELVTNPFVMLLDEPTTGLDSVNAVRVGHLLQDLAKNDMRTVIATVHSPSSELFDLFDDLLLLAKGHVIYHGPTADSIEYFASLGYDVPPRTNPTEYFMNLLQLPEEILSQLWLAWEDYVMSDAANDNPCLTPVTGVITLTDDYLEEQLELKGANFCLQFSELFKRSWRMYLRDPGNFYGRSVQTLFFAIFVGLFFFNLQLNQQGVQDRLGALYVTLMNNLFGAAMNGIAAFPPERAVFLQEQANDAYNAYTYFLAKNLAELPWQILFPTVFDLIAYFMIHFHRSAGAFFVHWFILVLLANLGYSFGLMFATFFKQSQAAFAMVPLILLPLFIVAGLFANTDRLYPYWEWLNYISFPRHAYLGVFTNEFERLTVICDPVTPLCTFPDGQAVIEYMGFQGWHYWQTFVALIVYQIGLRFIGATSLYYQGRQRRGKLQFVKNLRKRVASPRAIASARSNDELSDVQSTLVGSIATPSNAYGTGVSSPINNPENHQPIWDGESERATLALPDTPVTYVESPVDVKDMKPRKYRS; this is encoded by the coding sequence atgGGGACACAAGTTGATCAAGCCCACAAGCCGTCTGTCGGGACGCCGACGGAGCTCACAAGCATCCCGCCCACGGCAtcggtgacgccgccgcaggcgaAGTCGAATGCAGAGGACGCGAAGGTACCCGCGCTCAGCCGCGCCGTGAACTTTACCTGGGAGAACCTGACCTATCAGGTGCCGGTCGAGGACAAGGATGGCAACGTCATCTACAAGACCCTGCTTTTCAACCTCAGCGGGTGTGCCAAGGGTGGGCGCGTGCTGGCTATCATGGGGCCCTCTGGCGCGGGTAAGACGACGCTGATGGGCACAATCACTGGCAAGCTCTTCAACGCCACCGCACGGCAGGAAGGGTGCTGCTTCATGAACAACAACATTTATCAGCAGCGCTACAAGCGCTTGGTGTCGTACGTGTGCCAGGACGATATTGTCATGGGCAAGGACACACCGCGCGAGGCCATCTACTTCTCCGCGCGTCTGCGACTCGGTCTCGACAGTGAAACCGCCCGTCGGCGTGTCGCAGACGTCATCAAGCGTCTCTCCCTGACCAAGTGCCAGGACACGATTCTTGGTATCCCTGGCATTCTGAAGGGCGTCTCTGGTGGCGAGCGCAAGCGTGCCAACATCGGCACTGAGCTCGTGACGAACCCCTTTGTGATGCTGCTGGATGAGCCGACGACAGGCCTGGACTCTGTGAACGCCGTGCGCGTCGGTCATCTCCTTCAGGATCTAGCCAAGAACGACATGCGTACCGTCATTGCCACCGTGCACTCGCCATCGTCGGAGCTGTTCGACCTCTTCGACGATCTGCTGCTACTGGCGAAGGGCCACGTCATTTACCACGGGCCCACGGCGGACTCCATCGAGTATTTTGCCTCCCTCGGCTACgacgtgccgccgcgcacgaaCCCGACGGAGTACTTCATGAACCTGCTGCAGTTGCCCGAGGAAATCCTGTCGCAGCTGTGGCTCGCCTGGGAGGACTACGTCATGTCAGATGCGGCAAATGACAACCCGTGCCTGACCCCGGTGACCGGCGTCATAACGCTGACGGACGACTAcctggaggagcagctggagctgAAGGGCGCGAACTTCTGCCTGCAGTTCTCCGAGCTCTTCAAGCGATCGTGGCGCATGTACCTGCGCGACCCCGGCAACTTCTACGGGCGCTCCGTGCAGACGCTCTTCTTCGCCATCTTCGTTGGCCTGTTCTTCTTTAACTTGCAGCTGAACCAGCAGGGCGTGCAGGACCGCCTCGGCGCGCTCTACGTCACGCTCATGAACAACCTTTTCGGTGCTGCCATGAACGGTATTGCCGCCTTCCCGCCGGAGCGAGCCGTCTTCCTGCAGGAGCAGGCGAACGACGCCTACAACGCGTACACCTACTTCCTCGCCAAGAAcctggcggagctgccgtGGCAGATACTCTTCCCGACCGTGTTCGACCTCATCGCGTATTTCATGATCCACTTTCACCGAAGCGCCGGTGCCTTCTTTGTGCACTGGTTCAtcctggtgctgctcgccaacTTGGGCTACTCCTTCGGCCTCATGTTCGCCACCTTCTTCAAGCAGTCGCAGGCGGCCTTTGCCATGGTTCCGCTTAtcttgctgccgctgttcaTTGTGGCTGGGCTGTTCGCGAACACGGATCGCCTGTACCCGTACTGGGAGTGGCTGAACTACATCTCCTTCCCCCGTCACGCCTACCTCGGCGTCTTCACGAACGAGTTCGAGCGCCTGACAGTCATCTGCGACCCCGTCACGCCTTTGTGCACGTTCCCGGACGGGCAGGCCGTCATCGAGTACATGGGCTTCCAGGGCTGGCACTACTGGCAGACATTCGTCGCCCTTATCGTGTACCAGATCGGCCTGCGCTTCATCGGCGCCACGTCGCTTTACTACCagggccggcagcgccgcggtaAGCTTCAGTTTGTGAAGAACCTCCGCAAACGCGTCGCCTCTCCGCGCGCCATCGCGTCAGCCCGCAGCAACGACGAGCTGTCCGACGTTCAGTCGACGCTGGTGGGGTCGATTGCGACGCCGTCGAACGCGTACGGCACCGGGGTATCGTCTCCAATCAACAACCCGGAGAACCATCAGCCGATCTGGGacggcgagagcgagcgTGCGACGCTGGCGTTGCCTGACACGCCGGTGACGTACGTGGAAAGCCCCGTCGACGTGAAGGATATGAAGCCGCGCAAGTACCGGTCGTAA